Within the Enterobacter roggenkampii genome, the region GTTCACCGTGCCGTCGCTCTCCTGCACGTCGATTGCGCCAAAGCCGTTTTCAACGATAAACAGCGGCAGCTGGTAGTGATCCCAGAACCAGTTGAGGGAGTAGCGCAGCCCCACCGGGTCAATCTGCCAGCCCCAGTCAGATTTCTGCACGTACGGGTTAGAGACCAGGCTCTTGCTCTCGTCATAGTCCAGCTGCGGGTTGTCCGCCGTCGCCTTGGTGGCGAAGGACATATAATAGCTAAACCCGATGTAATCCACGCAGCCCTGCGTCAGCGCGACTTTATCTTCTTCGGTGATATCCAGCGCGAAGCCGCGACGTTCAAAGTAGTTGAGCAGATGCTGCGGATACTTGCCGCGCACATGGACGTCGGTGAACCAGTAGCGGCGGTGCATGGCGTTCATCGCCATCATCATGTCGTCCGGCGCGCAGGTCAGCGGGTAGATGGGGCACATGGCAATCATGCAGCCGATCTGCAGGGACGGGTTAATCTCGCGCCCCGCCTTCACCGCCAGGGCGCTGGCCACCAGTTCATAGTGCGCGGCCTGGAACATCACCGGCTCACGATCTTCACCCGGCGCGTACTTCAGCCCGGAGTTGGTAAACGGCGCAAAATCTTCATGGAAGTTGGCCTGGTTGTTGATCTCGTTAAAGGTCATCCAGTACTTCACTTTATGCTGATAGCGCTGGAAAACCACTTTCGCAAAACGAACGAAGAAGTCGATCAGCTTACGGTTGCGCCAGCCGCCGTATTCCGTGACCAGGTGGAAAGGCATCTCGAAGTGGGAAAGCGTAATAACCGGTTCGATGCCGTACTTCAGGCACTCGTCGAACAGATCGTCATAGAATTTCAGACCGGCCTCGTTCGGCTCAAGCTCGTCACCTTTCGGGAAGATACGTGTCCAGGCGATGGAGGTACGGAAGCATTTGAACCCCATCTCGGCAAAGAGTTTGATGTCTTCTTTATAGCGGTGGTAGAAATCGATGGCTTCATGGTTAGGGTAATTTTTCCCCTCAAGCACGCCGTTGGTGATTTCGCGCGGTACGCCGTGCGCGCCCGCCGTCATCACATCGGCAACGCTAACGCCCTTGCCGCCCTCTTTCCAGCCGCCCTCAAGCTGATGCGCCGCAACGGCACCACCCCACAGAAAATCTGCTTTAAATCCTGACATTTGCTTTCCCTCATTCTGCGTTATTTTCTGCAAAAACAATTACAGAAACCGGTTTCAGTTCGATGATGTGCAAAGGGGATAGCCGTTGCAAGCAGAACGCCGAAACCGGTTTCATTTTCGTGAACAGAGTCAAGTTTGTCGCCCTGCCTAAGCCAGAGAGAAAAAAAGATCCCCGCACCGAGAATAGGCTCGCAAACGTTTGCCTGGACTGTTAGAATTGCGCCGATTTTTCTTACTAGCTATGCAATCGCGTGGGGACTTGAGCCGTGACCAACAAAACTTCTCTCAGCTACAAAGATGCCGGTGTTGATATTGACGCAGGTAATGCGCTGGTTGACCGAATCAAAGGTGTGGTGAAGAAAACCCGCCGCCCGGAAGTGATGGGTGGTCTGGGTGGATTCGGCGCACTGTGCGCGCTGCCGCAAAAATATCGTGAACCTGTTCTGGTCTCGGGTACTGACGGTGTAGGCACCAAGCTGCGCCTGGCGATGGATTTAAAACGTCACGACACGATCGGTATCGATCTGGTCGCGATGTGTGTGAATGACCTGGTGGTTCAGGGCGCAGAGCCGCTGTTCTTCCTCGATTACTACGCGACCGGCAAACTGGACGTGGATACCGCGGCCAGCGTCATTAACGGTATCGCCGAAGGCTGTCTGCAGTCCGGCTGTGCGCTGGTTGGCGGTGAAACCGCTGAAATGCCGGGCATGTACCACGGCGAAGATTATGACGTCGCGGGCTTCTGCGTCGGCGTAGTAGAAAAATCAGAAATTATCGACGGCAGCAAAGTGGCCGATGGCGATGTGCTGATCGCACTGGCCTCCAGCGGCCCGCACTCTAACGGTTACTCTCTGGTACGTAAAATCCTCGAAGTGAGCGGCTGCGACCCGCTGACCACCGAGCTGGACGGCAAACCGCTGGCCGACCACCTGCTGGCCCCAACCCGTATTTACGTGAAGAACGTGCTGGAACTGATTGAGAATGTTGACGTGCACGCTATCGCCCACCTGACCGGCGGCGGCTTCTGGGAAAACATCCCGCGCGTCCTGCCGGACAACACCCAGGCGGTGATCGACGAATCCTCATGGCAGTGGCCGGCCGTCTTTAACTGGCTGCAGACCGCAGGCAACGTGAGCTCTCACGAAATGTACCGCACCTTTAACTGCGGCGTGGGCATGGTTATCGCCCTGCCAGCAAGCGAAGCGGATAAAGCGGTTAAACTGCTGACCGAAAAAGGTGAAAACGCGTGGAAAATCGGTACGATTAAAGCCTCCGATTCCGAACAGCGTGTGGTCATTGAATGAAAAACATCGTGGTGCTCATTTCCGGCAACGGAAGCAATTTGCAGGCCATCATTGACGCCTGCAAACAGAAGAAAATCAACGGCACCATTCGGGCAGTATTCAGCAACAAGGCCGACGCGTTCGGCCTTGAGCGCGCGCGGGAAGCGAACATTCCTGCGCACGCGCTGGAAGCCAGCCAGTTCGCCGGGCGTGAAGCCTTTGACCGCGAGCTGGTGCAGGAGATTGACGCCTACGCGCCTGACGTGGTGGTGCTGGCGGGCTATATGCGCATCCTGAGCCCGGCTTTTGTTGCGCACTACGCCGGACGTCTGCTGAATATTCACCCTTCTCTTCTGCCGAAATATCCCGGCCTGCACACCCATCGTCAGGTTCTGGAAAACGGCGATGAGGAGCACGGCACCTCCGTGCATTTCGTGACCGACGAGCTGGACGGCGGTCCGGTGATCCTGCAGGCCAAAGTCCCGGTCTTTGACGGCGACAGCGAAGAAGACGTGACCGAACGCGTGCAGACCCAGGAACACGCCATTTACCCGCTGGTGGTAAGCTGGTTTGTCGACGGGCGTCTCGAAATGCGCGACGGCGCTGCCTGGCTGGATGGCGTGAAGTTACCCCCGCAGGGCCATGCGGCGGAAGAGTAGTTTGTTATGTCGGGTGGCGCCGCGCTTACCCGACATCTACCTTGCATTACCCGATATTCCCTTCTCCAACCTTCTAAATTCCCCAACAAAAAAAATAACTGTCATACTTTTCTGGCACTGTTGGACATATCGTGGAAATGCTCGCCATAATAAGGACGAGACGGATTTACCACGTCCTGTGATTGAACTGGAGTGTGAGCTGTAATGGGTCAGGAAAAGTTATATATCGAGAAAGAGCTAAGCTGGTTAGCATTTAACGAACGTGTACTCCAGGAAGCGGCTGACAAAAGTAACCCGCTGATCGAACGCATGCGTTTTTTGGGCATCTATTCCAACAACCTGGATGAGTTCTACAAGGTTCGCTTTGCCGAGCTGAAAAGACGGATCATCATCAGTGAAGAACAGGGCTTAAACTCTCACTCGCGGCATCTGCTGGGCAAAATCCAGTCCCGCGTGTTGAAAGCCGATCAGGAATTTGACGGCCTGTATAACGAACTGCTGCTGGAGATGGCGCGCAATCAAATCTTCCTGATTAACGAACGTCAGCTTTCCGTTAACCAACAAAACTGGCTGCGCCACTATTTTAAACAGTACCTGCGCCAGCACATTACCCCGATTCTCATCAACCGCGAAACCGATCTGGTGCAGTTCCTGAAAGATGACTACACCTATCTGGCCGTAGAAATTATTCGCGGTGAATCCATTCGCTACGCGCTGCTGGAGATCCCGTCCGACAAGGTCCCGCGCTTCGTGAACCTGCCGCCGGAAACCCCGCGCAGACGCAAGCCGATGATCCTGCTGGACAACATCCTGCGCTACTGTCTCGACGACATTTTCAAAGGCTTCTTCGATTACGATGCGTTAAACGCCTACTCGATGAAGATGACCCGTGACGCCGAATATGACCTGGTGCACGAGATGGAGGCCAGCCTGATGGAGCTGATGTCCTCCAGCCTGAAACAACGCCTGACGGCCGAGCCGGTGCGCTTTGTTTATCAGCGCGATATGCCGGACGCCATGGTAGAAATGCTGCGCGAGAAGCTGACCATTTCGCGCTATGACTCCATCGTGCCGGGCGGCCGTTACCACAACTTTAAAGACTTCATTGGCTTCCCGAACGTCGGCAAGGCCAATCTGGTGAACAAGCCGCTGCCGCGCCTGCGCCATCTGTGGTTTGATAAATTCCGCAACGGGTTCGACGCCATTCGCGAGCGCGATGTTCTGCTCTACTATCCGTATCACACGTTTGAACACGTGCTGGAGCTGCTGCGACAGGCCTCGTTCGACCCGAGCGTGCTGGCGATCAAAATCAACATCTACCGCGTGGCAAAAGATTCCCGCATCATCGATGCGATGATCCACGCCGCGCACAACGGCAAAAAAGTGACCGTGGTGGTTGAGCTGCAGGCGCGCTTCGACGAAGAGGCGAACATTCACTGGGCGCGCCGTCTGACGGAAGCGGGCGTGCACGTGATCTTCTCCGCGCCGGGTCTGAAAATTCACGCCAAGCTGTTCCTGATCTCCCGTAAAGAGGGCGACGACGTGGTGCGCTATGCCCACATCGGTACCGGGAACTTCAACGAGAAAACGGCGCGAATTTATACCGACTACTCGCTGCTGACCGCCGATGCGCGCATCACCAACGAGGTACGCCGGGTCTTTAACTTCATTGAGAACCCGTACCGCCCTGTCAGCTTCGACTATCTGCTGGTCTCGCCGCAGAACTCGCGCCGTCTGCTGTACGATATGATTGATAAAGAGATTGCCAATGCCCAGAAAGGGCTGTCGTCCGGCATCACCCTGAAGCTTAACAATCTGGTCGACAAAGGACTGGTGGACAGGCTGTACGCCGCGTCCAGCTCTGGCGTACCGGTTAACCTGCTGATCCGCGGCATGTGCTCGCTGATCCCGGAACTGGAAGGCATCAGCGACAATATTCGGGTCATCAGCATTGTTGACCGTTACCTGGAACACGATCGGGTCTATATTTTCGATAATGCAGGCGACAAACAGGTCTATCTCTCTTCGGCAGACTGGATGACGCGCAATATTGACTACCGAATTGAAGTCGCAACCCCGCTGCTGGATCCGCGTCTGAAACAGCGTATTCTCGACATTATAGAGATCCTGTTCAGCGATACGGTGAAGGCGCGCTATATCGACAAAGAACTCAGTAACCGCTATGTACCGCGCGGCAACCGCCGTAAAGTGCGGTCGCAACTGGCGATTTACGACTATATCAAATCACTCGAGCAACCCGATTAACCTATGCCGATAAATGATAAGACCCCACGCCCGCAGGAATTCGCCGCGGTCGATCTTGGCTCTAACAGTTTCCACATGGTCATCGCCCGTGAGGTGGATGGCGCGCTGCAGATCATCGGTCGTCTGAAGCAGCGCGTACACCTGGCGGATGGCCTTGATGAACGCAGCATGCTCAGCGAAGAGGCGATGGAGCGCGGGTTAAACTGCCTGTCGCTGTTTGCTGAACGCTTGCAGGGCTTCTCGCCCTCCAGCGTATGCATCGTGGGCACCCACACCCTGCGTCAGGCGCTGAACGCGCCAGAGTTTCTCAAGCGGGCCGAAAAGGTGATCCCCTACCCGATTGAGATCATCTCCGGTAACGAGGAAGCGCGTCTGATCTTCATGGGCGTCGAGCACACCCAGCCGGAAAAAGGGCGCAAGCTGGTGATCGACATCGGCGGCGGTTCTACGGAGCTTGTGATCGGCGAAGACTTTGAGCCTCGCCTGGTGGAAAGCCGCCGCATGGGCTGCGTCAGCTTCGCGCAGATGTATTTCCCGGGCGGCACCATCACCCGCGAGAACTTCCAGCGTGCACGTATGGCGGCTGTCCAGAAGCTGGAAAACCTGGCCTGGCAGTACCGCATTCAGGGCTGGAACGTGGCGCTGGGCGCGTCGGGCACCATCAAGGCAGCGCATGAAGTGCTGCTGGCAATGGGTGAAAAAGATGGGTTCATCACGCCCGAACGCCTGACGCTGCTGACCGACGAAGTGCTGAAGCATAAAAGTTTTGACGCCTTAAGCCTGCCGGGGCTTTCCGACGAGCGTAAGGCGGTCTTCGTGCCGGGGCTGGCCATTCTCTGCGGCGTGTTTGATGCGCTGGCCATTAAAGAGCTGCGCCTGTCCGACGGCGCGCTGCGCGAAGGCGTGCTGTACGAAATGGAAGGCCGCTTCCGCCATCAGGATATTCGCAGCCGCACCGCGCAAAGCCTGGCCAACCAGTACAACATCGACCGCGAGCAGGCGAAGCGCGTGCTGGACACCACGGTGCAGATGTATGAACAGTGGGAAGAGCAGAATCCGAAGCTCGCGCACCCGCAGCTTGCCGCGCTGCTGAAATGGGCCGCGATGCTGCACGAGGTGGGGCTGAACATCAACCATAGCGGGATGCACCGCCATTCGGCCTATATTTTGCAAAACAGCGATCTGCCAGGCTTCAACCAGGAGCAGCAAACCATGATGGCGACCCTGGTGCGGTATCACCGCAAAGCCATCAAGCTCGACGACCTGCCGCGCTTCACGCTGTTTAAGAAAAAGCAGTTCCTGCCGCTCATTCAGCTGCTGCGTCTGGGCGTGCTGCTCAATAACCAGCGTCAGGCGACCACCACGCCGCCCACGCTGAAGCTGAAAACCGACGACCATCACTGGACGTTGAGCTTCCCGCACGACTGGTTCAGCCAGAACGCGCTGGTCCTGCTGGACCTGGAAAAGGAGCAGCAGTACTGGGAAGCGGTCACCGGCTGGCTGCTCAAAATCGAGGAAGAGAGCGCCGACGTCGCCGCGTAACGGTTCAGGCGTCCGCGCAGGACGCCTCTGTTTCCAGCAGTGACTCAAGCGGTGCCGGTCTGCCAATCAGATAGCCCTGCACATAATCAATACCTAGCGCGTGAACCGCGCTACGTATCTCTTCGGTCTCGACATATTCCGCCACCACCAGCATCTTCTTCATGCGCGCCAGATGGCAGATAGACGCCACAATCTGATAATCCAGGCTGTTGTTGACGATATTTCGGATGAAGTCGCCGTCGATTTTAAGAATATCTGCGTCCACGCTTTTTAGCCGCGCGTAGCTTGCATAGCCGGTACCAAAATCATCAATCGCAATGCGTACCCCCATTTTCTGCAGCTGACTGAGGATATGCAGCGCCTGCTCCGCGTTGCAGAAGTTGCTGCACTCCGTCACTTCAAAGATCAGCTGCCACGGCTCAATAGCGTATTTCGCCAGCACGCGGCTCACCTCAAGCGGGAACTGCACCCGGCACACTGTTGAAGGCGCCAGATTAATAGCAAAGCGCTGGCCGGGCAGTCTTTCCCGATGCGCGGCCAGGAAGCGCAGCGTATGCTCAAGCACCCACAGATCCACCCGGGAGGACAAACCAAACTCCTGCGCGACGGGCAGGAACTGATCGGGGGAGATCAGTATCCCATTGGTGTCCGGCATCCGCAGCAGGACTTCGTGATAGCAATCGCCACGCAGGCCGCGAACGGGTTGAACCAGCAGGATGAATTCGTCGTTGTCGAGCGCCTTCTGCAGGCGGCTCATCATCGCGACTTTATCCTTCAGGCTGCGCTGCAAATGGACGGCACCGCGCTGCTGAAGATTTTCCGGGTGATTAGAGGAGAGTGACAGATCGGCCACCACCGCCAGCTCCCCCAGCACCAGATAAAGATGGTTAACAGGGGACCGGACATAGCAGTAGCTTACGCCAACCTGCGGCTGCAGCGGCATGCCGTCCCAGACAAAGCGGAACTGCTTGATATGCTCGTCCAGGGCGTCAATCCGCTGCTGGTGCGATTCCGCGTTGAGCCGCACCGCCATGTCATATCCGGTGAGGTGATACACCTGCTCATTGGGCTGGAGCGTACCGTTAACCCACTGCGCCAGCTGCTGTTTGTACTGAATACGCAGCTGCACGCCGTAATTTCGGCCCAAAATTTCCAGCTCCGGAATGCGCAGCAGGCAGAGCGCCGACCACGGATTCTTCGCCAGATCGCGCGACAGCGCCCGCAGGTTAGGCATATGGACAACCGGATCGAGCAGTGCCAGCCTGCGGGCGTGTTTGTTCACCGCGCGCTGCCGGGTCGCCAGCATCGACATATAAATCACCACAAACGAAAAGACCAGGTAACTGGAAGAGGTGATCGCCAGCTGAATATCGTACCCCGCGTTCACTGGGATATAGCGGTAAAAATAGTGAATGGACACCAGCAGTATCGGGGTCCAGATCAGCGAAATCAGCTTATAGCCAAAACGCATCGCGCCCCAGAGCATCACCGGCATCAGCAGCGACAGGGTATAGTTAGTGGTGAAGATGGAGCTGTTTTCATTTATCGGGAGCAGCAGCAGCGACAGCAGCCCGCCAAGCGCAATCGCCCACAGCAAAAACTCCGCGGCCGTCACCTTTTTATCTATCTGGAAACGGATCTGCGAGAGAAGACTTTTGATATAGCGCGGATGACGGATCAGGCGGATCAGCAGGTAGCTCAACGGCACGCCCGTCAGCCCGCTGACCAGCAGCGCCTGGTAGTTAATGAGCGTACGAATGTTAAGAGGGTTCAACCCCGCGAGGCTCTGGCGACTCTCATACACGCCCAGATACACCGCAAACTGAAACAGCACCAGAAACAGCGTCGCGGGGCAGATGACCTGCCAGAAGATGCGCTGCGCCATCAGCCGGATGTCGCCGTACGCCGTCATATTGCGTCTGGGCGCAAACACCCGGTAGCCGCCCCAGCTGAGGACTAAAGGGACAATAAAATGGAGCACCCCGGCAACCGTTTCGAACATCCCGACCGACGGGTAATAGCGGATAAACAGCGACAACACGATCCCGGGAAGGGCTTCCAGGCCAAAGAACATCATTAGCGAGAGCAAAAAGGAGAGCGGTAAATAATAAAGCGCCGCGATACCGTCCCCCAGCTGCGTGAACGTATTTGCCACGCTCAGCACGGGAAGCAAAACCACCGGTAATAGTAGCGGCAATGCCCACCAACGGTATTTATTGTTTTTCAGAAAAGCGAAAATCTTCATAGATGCCCGGTTAAACCCCTTTTTCTCCAGAGGGAAGATAAAGACAGGCATCCAACCTGACCTGGCGCCACCCCGCGACGTGCAGAGTGAACAGTGTGGAGGAGGGATTTTAAATATCAGAGCCGGGAATCCGTTGACTTAAATCAAACTATTTCACGCAAATAAGCCTTGCAGAAGAATTTTGTGAAATAATTTTCTTCATATTATCAATATGGTAAATGCAATTATTAATTTCAATAACAATAGTTAATGCAAACGTTGACGGTTATTTACACATCACAGAATTGACCCCATCTTCCCGCTGTGCCTTAATATCCTTATCGCCCGGGAGGGCTTATCCAGGAAAAACAGAGTGAGTCAGGTCACGCGTATGCGCAAACGACATCGATTTAACACCCGAATGACCCGCATCATACTGCTTATCAGTTTCCTGTTTTTCTTTGGCCGCTTCGTTTACTCTTCGATTGGCGCCTGGTACCACCATCAGGACAAAACCCAGTCACCGCAATCCAGCCTGACCGTCGACACCGCTGACCGCTAACCCCCCGAAGGATGTTGTACGAGCCGAATAAGGGCCGCGATCCCTTTGCTGAGGATTTTATCCTGCCGCATTACCACCGCCAGCTGCCGCTGCAGCATGGGCGTCAGCGACATCACGCATAGCCCCTCGCGATCGTCATCCTGTTCTACCGCCATTCGCGGCACGATGCTGTAGCCCAGCCCCGCGCGAACCATGCGTTTGATCGCCTCGATGCTGCCAAGCTGCATCACCGGCGCCATCGCTACCCCATGGGCGGCAAACCAGCCATCGATCAGCGCCCGGGTCCCGCTGCCTGTCTCAAAGGCGATCAGCGGCTGGGCATGGAGCGCCTCCGGGGTTAACTCCCTGAAAGCGTCCTGCTGCTCCCTTGAGGCGATAAAGACAAACTCTTCGTCCATCACCGGCATGACGTCCAGCGCTCTGCCGCTGACCGGCAGGGTCACCAGCCCCATATCGAGACGGTTCTCTTCAATGGCCCTGACGATGTCGAGGGTGTTGCCCGTCGTGACTCCCACGCTCAGGAGCGGATAGTCGCGGCGTAGCTGCTCCAGCAGCGGCGGCAGAAGATGAATGCAGGCCGTCGCCCCCGTGCCAAGGGTAATGGTGCCGCTCACGTCGTGGCTAAACGCATTCACGGCCCGGATGGCGTCATCCACCACCTGCTGAATACGCTCCCCGTGCGCCAGCAAGGTTTCTCCGGCAGCCGTCGCCTTAATCCCTCGCCCGGTACGCTCCACCAGCCGCGTTTGCAGAAACTGCTCCAGCTGGCGTATTTGCAGGCTGACGGCGGGCTGGGAGAGGCCCAGAACGTCCGCTGCCGCTGAAAAGCTGCCGCGCTGGTGAACCAGGCGGAAGGTGGCGAGATAGCCCAGATTAAGCGTCGTCATTCAAAGTTTCTCTTATACCGTGCATAAGGTTGCAGCCCTGCCAGCACAATACCGCGCCCGTTATGCTCAGGACAACTGCATAACGGAATGAAAACTCATGGAAACCTCTGCCCTTCCTCGTCGCCTCGCCCTCACCGCCGGGTGTAATCAACTCATCAACTGGGGGATTTCATTTTATATGCCCGGCACCTTTGCGCGGGCCATTTCAGCCGACCGGGGATGGTCGTCACCGCAGATTTACCTCGGCCTGACGCTGGCGATGCTGGTGATGGCGGCGGTATCTCCTTTTGTCGCCCGCCTGCTGGCACGCTTTGGCGGTCAAAAAGTGGTGATGGTCGGGACGCTGCTGATCGCCGCAAGCTGCGCAGAAATGGCGTATACCCGGACGCTTTATGGCTGGTACGGCGCCTGGATTGTCGCCGGCACTGGGATGCGCCTGTCGCTGTACGATGCGCTGTTCGCCGCGCTGGTCAACCTCTACGGGCAGCAGGCGCGAAGAACGATCTCACGCGTCACGCTGGCGGGCGGGCTGGCCTCCGCCGTCTTCTGGCCGCTGGGCGATGGCCTGCTTCACATCATGAGCTGGCAGGACGCGTTACGCATTTATGCCCTGCTTGGCCTGCTGAGCGCAGTGCTGATCCGCACGCTTCCCCGGCAGCGGCTGACGGAAAACACGAAGGCCATCGCGCCGCCCCTGCGCAACGAGCGGCGTAACGCCTGGCTTTATGCGGCCTTCATCGCCCTTATCACCTTTGTCTCTAACGGCACCTCCACCCATCTGCCGGAGTTTATTGCCCACTTTGGCCTGCCGGTCGCCATTGGCATGCTGTGGGGGATCGGCCAGACGGGCGCGCGCTCGCTGGAGGTGCTGGCAGGTGGCCGCTTAACCCCCTTCAAACTTACGCTCTTTACCGCTCTTGCTATGCCGCTGTGTTTTCTTGTGGGAATAAGCAGCGCCCTGTTTGTCTGGTGCGCGGCCGGGTTTGTGCTGGGCTACGGCGCCATCAACGGACTGGTCACCATAGTAAAAGCCACGCTGCCACTGGAGCTGTTTAGCGCGGAAAGCTATGCCCGCCGCACGGGCATGCTGCTTATCCCGGGCCAGCTGATGGCCGCAGCCGCACCGTTTGCCTATGCGTGGCTGAACAAAACGCTGGGGATCGCGGGTGCAATGGGAGTGTCGACGGGGTTAACGCTGGTGATTGCCGGGCTGGCGATAGCGATCGTGCGCCGTCCCGGGAGGCAAACTGTATCGCACTGTATCCCGCGCGACGCGCTGACAAACGGGTACAAAACGCCCCCTCCGGCAAATATCTCCGATACATAAAAATGGTTTTCTTTCCCTGTCGTCATTCAGAACCGATGAGGAGAGAACCATGATTCGTCGTTACGCAATTTTACCCCTGCTCGTCCTGGCCTCTGTAACACATGCCCAGGCCACGCCGCTGGACAACCTGAGCGCCGCGGACGTTAACGGCCCCGCCGCCGTTGCCCCGCTGGCGCAGCCGCAACCGCCGGCAAAACTGATCGTCGATCCGCCGCTTTCCGGGCCGCTGAGTAAAGGCGCGGTGTTTATCCAGTACCGAGCCGAAAACCTGCGCATCGAGCCGGTATTCGGACCTGAAGCGCTCAAGGTCACCCCGCGCATCGGGCACATTCACGTGGTGGTGGACGGCGCGCCGTGGCACTGGGCTGACGCCAGCGGAGAGCCGGTGATTCTGGTGGGACTCCCCGCCGGTAAACACAAGGTGACGATTATTCTGGCCGACCCGACGCACAAGCCGCTCGACCACAAAACCATTGAATTCACCGTTCCGCCCCACGCGGCGGTCCACCATTTTTAAGGAGTCTGAAGATGAAAGCACTGACTGTACTGACGGCAGGCCTGCTGGGGCTTTCCGCCAGCGCC harbors:
- a CDS encoding LysR family transcriptional regulator: MTTLNLGYLATFRLVHQRGSFSAAADVLGLSQPAVSLQIRQLEQFLQTRLVERTGRGIKATAAGETLLAHGERIQQVVDDAIRAVNAFSHDVSGTITLGTGATACIHLLPPLLEQLRRDYPLLSVGVTTGNTLDIVRAIEENRLDMGLVTLPVSGRALDVMPVMDEEFVFIASREQQDAFRELTPEALHAQPLIAFETGSGTRALIDGWFAAHGVAMAPVMQLGSIEAIKRMVRAGLGYSIVPRMAVEQDDDREGLCVMSLTPMLQRQLAVVMRQDKILSKGIAALIRLVQHPSGG
- a CDS encoding MFS transporter, producing the protein METSALPRRLALTAGCNQLINWGISFYMPGTFARAISADRGWSSPQIYLGLTLAMLVMAAVSPFVARLLARFGGQKVVMVGTLLIAASCAEMAYTRTLYGWYGAWIVAGTGMRLSLYDALFAALVNLYGQQARRTISRVTLAGGLASAVFWPLGDGLLHIMSWQDALRIYALLGLLSAVLIRTLPRQRLTENTKAIAPPLRNERRNAWLYAAFIALITFVSNGTSTHLPEFIAHFGLPVAIGMLWGIGQTGARSLEVLAGGRLTPFKLTLFTALAMPLCFLVGISSALFVWCAAGFVLGYGAINGLVTIVKATLPLELFSAESYARRTGMLLIPGQLMAAAAPFAYAWLNKTLGIAGAMGVSTGLTLVIAGLAIAIVRRPGRQTVSHCIPRDALTNGYKTPPPANISDT
- a CDS encoding DUF6130 family protein, encoding MIRRYAILPLLVLASVTHAQATPLDNLSAADVNGPAAVAPLAQPQPPAKLIVDPPLSGPLSKGAVFIQYRAENLRIEPVFGPEALKVTPRIGHIHVVVDGAPWHWADASGEPVILVGLPAGKHKVTIILADPTHKPLDHKTIEFTVPPHAAVHHF